One genomic region from Equus caballus isolate H_3958 breed thoroughbred chromosome 4, TB-T2T, whole genome shotgun sequence encodes:
- the LOC100051243 gene encoding hyaluronidase PH-20, producing MGVLRIQHGFVGSSGTSQVVFTFFLIPCCLTVDFRAPPIFPNTPFLWAWNAPTDVCAEKFNVSLDLRLFSLVGSPRVNVTGQNITLFYSDRLGYYPYIEAKTGKLVNGGLPQSGSLPGHLEKAKADISYYIPTDHVGLAVIDWEEWRPTWVRNWQAKDIYRQQSILLVQEENVQLNLTEATNMAKTMFEKAGKSFMLETLKLGKSLKPNHLWGFYLFPECYNHYKGSDYNGSCYDIEKIRNDGLDWLWNESTALYPAVHLNSKLKSSPLAALFVRNRVQEAIRVSKLPSAESPLPIFTYTRPVFSDKPSEYLSQDDFVNTIGENIALGVSGTIFWGTSDLSSTMQTCTALDNHMKTALNPYIINVTLAAKMCSQVLCQEKGVCTRKHWNSSDYLHLNPKNFAIQTGENGKYIIHGQLTLEDLQQFPQKFYCTCYANTSCEERDNIKNIGAVNVCVTNDICIDGFLNSKPGDQPPGPSSSTPPATVSPCVHGKHPKGCSKVRCSGQTISNNAQGGRQSVYRKNTSSHLYIQNKIIKTTPSSTSSVLIKFPVYIVYVLISFPFLYLIIYLA from the exons ATGGGAGTGCTAAGGATCCAGCATGGCTTTGTTGGGTCCAGTGGAACATCACAGGTGGTGTTCACGTTCTTTTTGATTCCGTGTTGCTTGACTGTGGATTTCAGAGCACCCCCTATCTTCCCAAATACTCCTTTTCTCTGGGCCTGGAATGCCCCAACTGACGTTTGTGCTGAGAAGTTTAATGTGTCACTAGATCTGAGGCTCTTCTCTTTAGTAGGAAGCCCCCGAGTAAATGTCACAGGACAAAATATTACGTTATTTTATAGTGATAGACTTGGCTACTATCCTTACATAGAAGCAAAGACAGGCAAACTTGTGAATGGAGGACTCCCCCAGTCGGGATCCTTACCAGGTCATTTGGAGAAAGCTAAGGCTGACATTTCCTATTACATTCCAACAGACCACGTGGGCTTGGCTGTCATTGACTGGGAAGAGTGGAGGCCTACCTGGGTAAGAAACTGGCAAGCTAAAGATATTTACAGGCAGCAATCTATTTTGTTGGTTCAGGAAGAAAATGTACAACTTAACCTCACCGAGGCCACCAACATGGCCAAAACAATGTTTGAAAAGGCAGGAAAGAGTTTCATGCTAGAGACTTTAAAACTTGGAAAATCACTTAAGCCAAATCACTTATGGGGTTTTTATCTTTTCCCTGAGTGTTACAATCATTATAAAGGATCCGATTACAATGGAAGTTGCTATGatatagaaaagataagaaaCGATGGACTTGACTGGTTGTGGAACGAAAGCACTGCCCTTTACCCAGCCGTTCACTTGAATAGCAAATTAAAGTCTTCTCCACTAGCTGCACTCTTTGTCAGGAATCGTGTTCAGGAAGCCATTCGAGTTTCTAAACTTCCCAGTGCTGAAAGTCCACTTCCCATCTTTACATATACACGCCCAGTTTTTTCTGATAAGCCTTCAGAATATCTTTCTCAG GATGACTTTGTGAATACAATTGGTGAAAATATTGCTCTAGGAGTCTCAGGAACTATATTCTGGGGAACCTCCGATTTAAGCAGCACTATG CAAACTTGCACGGCCTTAGACAATCACATGAAGACCGCACTGAATCCTTACATTATCAACGTCACCCTAGCAGCCAAAATGTGTAGCCAAGTGCTTTGCCAGGAGAAAGGAGTGTGTACAAGGAAACATTGGAATTCAAGTGACTATCTTCACCTGAACCCAAAGAATTTTGCTATTCAAActggggaaaatggaaaatacataATACATGGGCAACTCACACTCGAAGACCTGCAGCAATTTCCCCAAAAATTCTATTGCACCTGTTATGCCAACACCAGTTGTGAAGAGAGAGATAATATAAAAAACATTGGTGCTGTCAATGTATGTGTTACTAACGATATTTGTATAGATGGCTTTTTAAACTCAAAACCCGGTGATCAACCTCCTGGCCCTTCATCCTCTACACCACCTGCCACGGTGTCTCCATGTGTACATGGGAAACATCCCAAGGGGTGTTCCAAAGTCAGGTGTTCCGGGCAAACTATCTCCAACAATGCCCAAGGGGGCCGTCAGAGTGTTTACCGGAAAAATACCTCCAGtcatttatatattcaaaacAAGATAATTAAAACAACCCCTTCGAGTACAAGTTCAGTGCTTATTAAATTTCCTGTCTACATAGTTTATGTTTtgatatcttttccatttttatatttaataatttatctagcttaa